The proteins below come from a single Aspergillus oryzae RIB40 DNA, chromosome 5 genomic window:
- a CDS encoding phosphatidylserine decarboxylase family protein (phosphatidylserine decarboxylase), with protein sequence MSTDIPYPFAPGEWLPPLSRVFHYVNTLRDECLKDSPYPKHEPHSLDPRRKYPKVITDFKDLVENDPGLKELSKKMFDEIPRFDTDQSKFYNVRSFDEALRIFDAILFQSPSVMTLNSGISGITVPFNAVLNWPANTPSGNEFFLNKEVNEKIKNIVNQWGAFLQSPASREYLNADPDNGWFSPAYVTKMKEYAQWDGPIEDLYVCDPTKDYWGFGSWDAFFIRRFRPGLRPVREDDEPDIYIVSPCEAGPQVEEGKQYPKDVRKKVQARDTFWLKGQPYSIFDMLNYDGLSRRFVFGTVYQGWLSSACYHRWHAPISGTIKKVALVPGTYYSTVMSHNYPEPDPSGPNLSQLYLASVATRALIFIESNYKPLGLVCFIAIGMNEISSCEVTVKAGDSVTKGEEIGMFHMGGSAFCLLFENGVDLKFEDLPTGSTLFKLNSRLAEVLV encoded by the coding sequence ATGTCAACGGATATACCGTATCCCTTCGCACCGGGTGAGTGGCTACCACCACTCAGTCGAGTCTTCCACTACGTAAACACCCTTCGAGACGAGTGTCTAAAGGACTCGCCGTACCCCAAGCACGAGCCACATTCTCTCGACCCAAGGAGAAAATATCCGAAAGTCATCACCGACTTCAAAGACCTCGTCGAGAATGACCCCGGTCTCAAAGAACTCTCTAAAAAAATGTTTGACGAAATACCCCGGTTCGATACCGATCAGTCCAAGTTCTATAACGTACGAAGCTTTGATGAGGCTTTGAGAATCTTCGACGCTATCCTGTTCCAATCGCCATCTGTGATGACTCTTAATTCAGGAATAAGTGGCATCACGGTCCCATTCAACGCCGTCCTGAACTGGCCGGCGAATACCCCCAGTGGAAACGAGTTCTTCTTGAACAAGGAAGTCAAcgaaaagatcaagaacatTGTCAACCAATGGGGAGCATTCCTGCAGTCCCCTGCCTCCCGAGAATATCTCAACGCGGATCCCGACAATGGCTGGTTCTCCCCGGCGTATGTGACTAAAATGAAAGAGTATGCGCAGTGGGATGGACCTATCGAAGACCTGTACGTGTGCGATCCTACCAAGGATTACTGGGGCTTTGGATCGTGGGATGCATTCTTTATCCGTAGGTTCCGTCCCGGGCTGCGACCGGTTCGTGAGGATGACGAACCAGACATTTACATTGTCAGTCCCTGCGAGGCCGGTCCCCAAGTTGAAGAGGGGAAACAATATCCCAAAGATGTTAGGAAGAAAGTGCAAGCCCGTGATACGTTTTGGTTGAAAGGCCAGCCGTACTCGATTTTCGATATGTTGAACTATGATGGCTTAAGCCGACGTTTCGTGTTCGGTACCGTTTACCAGGGCTGGCTCAGCTCTGCGTGCTATCACCGTTGGCATGCACCGATCTCTGGGACGATCAAGAAGGTCGCACTCGTCCCAGGTACTTACTATTCCACAGTCATGTCACATAACTATCCGGAGCCAGATCCGTCGGGGCCCAACCTCTCTCAGCTGTATCTGGCTTCGGTGGCTACTCGAGCGCTTATATTCATCGAGTCGAATTATAAGCCATTGGGGTTGGTGTGCTTTATCGCGATTGGAATGAACGAGATCTCCAGTTGCGAGGTGACAGTGAAAGCGGGTGACAGCGTAACCAAGGGAGAGGAGATAGGGATGTTCCACATGGGAGGTTCAGCGTTCTGTCTGCTGTTTGAAAATGGCGTGGATCTGAAGTTTGAGGATCTACCAACTGGCAGTACGTTGTTCAAATTGAACAGTCGTTTAGCTGAGGTTCTAGTATAA
- a CDS encoding uncharacterized protein (predicted protein), with amino-acid sequence MNECKGNKLLVCSEKHAESISDALDFNTCVLSDYERVPDEGLIEECAQEHNIDYQKISDCANSEEGLELLISSVERSVAVNANASCTVRVDDKEWCFRDNYEWKCPSGHGVVENLVQEIEKLSGDGEDGTEYL; translated from the coding sequence ATGAACGAATGCAAAGGGAACAAATTGCTCGTATGTTCCGAGAAACACGCAGAATCTATTAGCGATGCCCTGGATTTCAATACCTGCGTGCTATCAGATTATGAGCGTGTTCCTGATGAGGGTTTGATCGAGGAGTGTGCGCAGGAACATAACATCGATTATCAGAAGATCAGTGATTGTGCGAACAGTGAAGAAGGCCTGGAACTTTTGATTAGCAGTGTCGAGCGTAGCGTTGCCGTGAATGCGAATGCTAGTTGCACTGTTCGTGTAGATGATAAGGAGTGGTGCTTCCGGGATAACTATGAGTGGAAGTGCCCGTCTGGTCATGGTGTTGTGGAGAATTTGGTTCAGGAGATCGAGAAGTTGTctggggatggggaggacGGAACTGAATACCTGTAG
- a CDS encoding phosphatidylserine decarboxylase family protein (predicted protein), producing the protein MATSAVHVPLRDSFHSKDFKAIDRYRLNIIRKAAACPPGKLDPLIQEFRQLIESNETLKNLAENMLQEVPPTPTYDFDPSGQFARINNIDDMLKCLNAVLYRAPHWNDDAHKAGLIGVPFNAILNWPMATPSGYNFFRYDNVNRCLEKILNAHGEFLKSPQSRDALPSWFEPGPLSILTEKASPYWPDGKKKNFDQIYITDAGDRCRGFQSWDAFFSRKFRDGIRPVEYPDRNHDMADRNKNVIANACESVAYHCASKVPRSAEFSLKEQPYSLQDMLDGNFVEDFVGGTVYQAWLAAECYHRWHSPVSGEIKKAVRIPGTYFSELRAYGFPEVEGHREIPDPSSPNLSQRYITAVATRALIFIEADNPVIGLMCFIAVGMDEIASCTFSVKEGQKVMKGQELGSFHLGGSSHCLVFGPQVSLSWTRDAQGPFSDTEFDKHTIIPVNKWLAYASPASM; encoded by the coding sequence ATGGCGACCTCAGCAGTGCATGTTCCCCTGCGGGACTCGTTCCATTCAAAAGATTTCAAAGCTATCGATAGATATCGCCTGAACATCATCAGGAAGGCTGCAGCCTGTCCACCCGGGAAACTAGATCCCCTTATACAAGAATTCAGGCAGTTGATCGAAAGCAATgagacattgaagaaccTAGCAGAAAATATGCTCCAAGAAGTACCACCGACTCCCACCTATGATTTTGATCCAAGTGGCCAATTTGCGAGAATTAACAACATTGATGACATGCTCAAATGCCTCAATGCGGTGCTGTATAGAGCACCGCATTGGAACGATGACGCACACAAAGCTGGTCTCATCGGGGTTCCCTTCAATGCCATCCTGAACTGGCCCATGGCCACGCCAAGCGGATACAACTTCTTCAGATACGACAATGTGAATAGGTGTCTTGAGAAGATTCTCAACGCGCACGGGGAATTTCTGAAGAGCCCCCAATCTAGAGATGCTTTGCCCAGTTGGTTTGAACCTGGACCTCTTAGCATCCTAACAGAGAAGGCTTCTCCGTACTGGCCGGatggcaaaaagaagaactttGACCAAATCTACATCACAGATGCTGGCGACCGTTGCCGCGGCTTTCAGTCATGGGACGCCTTTTTCTCTCGTAAATTTCGCGACGGTATCCGTCCGGTCGAATACCCAGACAGGAACCACGACATGGCCGACAGAAATAAAAATGTTATTGCAAACGCCTGCGAGTCTGTTGCCTACCACTGTGCCTCCAAGGTGCCAAGGAGCGCCGAGTTTTCTTTGAAAGAACAGCCATACTCGCTTCAAGATATGTTAGACGGTAACTTCGTCGAAGACTTTGTTGGCGGCACGGTATACCAAGCTTGGCTGGCCGCTGAGTGCTATCACCGCTGGCACTCCCCAGTGTCTGGAGAGATCAAAAAGGCAGTAAGAATACCAGGCACGTACTTTTCCGAGCTTCGAGCATACGGCTTCCCGGAAGTCGAAGGGCATCGCGAGATACCGGACCCTTCCTCACCGAATCTCTCCCAGCGTTACATCACCGCCGTTGCCACTAGAGCACTTATCTTCATTGAAGCCGATAATCCGGTTATTGGGCTTATGTGCTTTATCGCAGTTGGAATGGACGAGATTGCTAGCTGTACGTTTTCAGTCAAGgaaggccaaaaggtcaTGAAAGGACAGGAACTTGGCTCGTTTCACCTTGGAGGATCATCCCATTGCCTCGTTTTTGGACCCCAGGTGAGCCTGAGTTGGACTAGAGATGCGCAAGGGCCATTCAGCGACACGGAGTTTGATAAGCATACCATAATTCCGGTTAACAAATGGTTGGCATACGCATCGCCTGCTTCGATGTGA
- a CDS encoding PEX28-32 family peroxisomal membrane protein (predicted protein), with amino-acid sequence MEEYTPDAIVNRDEPVPVISVGKQRDEARDSKPSAGHQRSTSGAGRSLQDKLFAKLLQQVIPAEDVNDDSVVVGDKRPIDPKRPAFSLPLMANNFRRFNARIGIVFSFQTRVERLLTWRKSSHTFSFLFVYSFVCLDPHLLVIIPIASILLFVMVPAFLARHPPPPSTSTSSITPYYSYQGPALAPAKTIKPAPETSKDFFRNMRDLQNCMADFSDIHDATVSAFAPLTNFSNEKVSSVVFLVCTIITALLFLTAHLLPWRYILLVGGNAAILSSHPSLQELFQNIAGDFTNEPARKAPINPNNGKKNTMDVLGVSLPSSPSATMSSLRSLADISLDTYPEEREVEIFEIQYRSLAPYSDSQWDHFIFSPMPYDPLSPLRIAGDRPKGCRFFEDVQPPSGWAWKSKKWELDLDCREWVVERMITGVGFEVSESVSEESMANDEIGGWVWDLPSVTSYRDSSGVNAALGYEEFDSDLKSSVRGEIKKVKRKGKGRASQDYEEKGGTGPSVMGEWRRRRWVRIVHRTSMPTESDKGYTASEDRD; translated from the exons ATGGAAGAATATACTCCGGACGCTATCGTCAACCGTGACGAGCCTGTCCCTGTAATCTCCGTGGGGAAACAAAGGGATGAAGCAAGAGACTCTAAACCTTCTGCTGGACATCAGCGATCCACCTCGGGCGCTGGTCGGTCCTTGCAAGATAAGCTATTCGCCAA ACTCTTGCAACAAGTGATCCCGGCAGAAGATGTCAACGATGACTCAGTGGTCGTGGGCGACAAGCGGCCTATCGACCCCAAAAGGCCGGCCTTCAGTCTGCCCCTGATGGCTAATAACTTCCGCAGATTCAATGCAAG AATTGGGATTGTATTCTCATTTCAAACGCGCGTGGAGCGTTTGCTCACCTGGAGAAAGTCTTCCCatactttctcttttctcttcgtctACTCTTTTGTCTGCTTagatcctcatcttcttgtaATTATCCCCATCGCTTCTATTTTACTGTTTGTGATGGTCCCCGCCTTCCTGGCACGCCATCCCCCACCTccgtcaacatcaacatccagTATCACTCCTTACTATTCATATCAAGGCCCGGCGCTTGCACCAGCCAAGACGATCAAGCCAGCACCAGAGACATCTAAGGATTTCTTTCGGAATATGCGGGACTTACAGAACTGTATGGCCGATTTCTCTGACATACACGATGCAACGGTTTCTGCATTCGCACCTCTGACAAATTTCTCCAACGAAAAGGTGTCGTCAGTTGTCTTTCTAGTCTGTACAATCATCACGGCCCTGCTATTCTTGACTGCGCATCTCCTTCCGTGGAGATATATACTCCTTGTGGGTGGCAACGCTGCCATTCTGTCCAGCCACCCCAGCCTTCAGGAGCTATTCCAAAATATTGCAGGTGATTTTACGAATGAGCCGGCTAGGAAAGCTCCCATAAACCCTAACAATGGCAAGAAGAATACAATGGACGTTCTAGGGGTATCCCTGCCATCTTCCCCCTCGGCGACCATGTCTTCGTTAAGGTCGTTGGCAGATATCTCCCTAGACACGTATCCCGAAGAACGTGAGGTGGAGATCTTCGAGATTCAATATCGCTCTCTGGCCCCTTATTCCGACTCTCAATGGGACCACTTCATTTTCAGCCCCATGCCATATGACCCACTATCCCCATTGCGTATTGCTGGAGACCGTCCTAAAGGTTGTCGGTTCTTTGAGGATGTCCAGCCGCCTTCTGGCTGGGCttggaaaagcaagaagTGGGAACTTGACCTGGATTGCCGCGAGTGGGTTGTTGAACGAATGATTACCGGTGTCGGCTTTGAAGTTTCAGAAAGTGTCTCCGAGGAAAGCATGGCTAATGACGAGATCGGGGGCTGGGTCTGGGACCTCCCATCTGTTACATCATATCGGGATAGTAGCGGGGTAAATGCTGCATTAGGTTATGAGGAGTTTGACTCCGACTTGAAATCGTCCGTAAGGGGCGAAATCAAGAAGGTAAaacggaaaggaaagggacGGGCGTCCCAGGATTATGAGGAGAAGGGAGGTACTGGACCATCAGTAATGggggaatggagaagacgaCGTTGGGTACGAATTGTACACAGGACGAGTATGCCAACGGAAAGCGATAAGGGATATACGGCCAGTGAAGATAGGGATTGA
- a CDS encoding putative protein kinase (dual-specificity tyrosine-phosphorylation regulated kinase), with protein sequence MPSERQSRMHKHRLRPHHLHQKGFLILNSAKSNAAMNSTSSDPNVDPDIQIADDEMRKLNGRRKDFENAAKELDELRRKAGPKERVSPAQALKMANLNIFERGEIIDFKDIFFCGTQHAKKHVGDLNAQAANFGYDDDRGDYNIVIGDHLAYRYEVIDVLGKGSFGQVLRCVDHKTGGLVAVKIIRNKKRFHQQALIEVNLLQKLKEWDPHRRHSVVNFTQSFYFRGHLCISTELLGMNLYEFIKAHDFKGFSVKLIRRFTKQILSTLVLLHTKKVIHCDLKPENILLVHPMSSEIRVIDFGSSCFENEKVYTYIQSRFYRSPEVILGMSYGMPIDMWSLGCILAELYTGYPIFPGENEQEQLACIMEVFGPPEKHLIEKSTRKKLFFDSLGKPRLTVSSKGRRRRPSSKELRQVLKCDDEAFLDFISRCLRWDPSRRLSPHDALRHEFLTGLKMPSRSRTYTTSLNSPAKRGNTLSTPSSGRPLPEPPGTSLKHGTFLRSRDVSGSSPVKPIAGKRHSTRTK encoded by the exons ATGCCGTCCGAACGCCAGTCAAGAATGCACAAGCACCGCTTACGACCCCATCATCTACATCAAAAAGGGTTTCT AATACTCAACTCTGCGAAGTCGAACGCTGCCATGAACTCCACTTCTTCCGATCCAAACGTTGACCCCGATATCCAAATCGCTGACGACGAGATGCGGAAACTTAATGGCAGGCGAAAAGATTTCGAAAACGCGGCGAAAGAGTTAGATGAACTGCGCCGCAAAGCTGGGCCGAAGGAGCGTGTCAGCCCAGCTCAGGCTCTCAAAATGGCAAATCTGAATATCTTTGAGCGTGGTGAAATTATTGACTTCAAAGATATCTTTTTCTGCGGAACCCAACATGCAAAGAAACATGTCGGAGACTTGAATGCACAAGCCGCTAACTTTGGCTACGATGATGATCGCGGTGATTACAATATTGTCATTGGGGACCACTTAGCCTACAGATACGAAGTCATCGACGTTCTGGGCAAGGGAAGCTTTGGTCAAGTTCTAAGATGTGTTGATCACAAAACGGGCGGGTTGGTTGCTGTGAAAATCATCCGCAACAAGAAGAGGTTCCACCAGCAAGCCTTGATTGAGGTTAATCTGCTTCAAAAGCTCAAAGAGTGGgatcctcatcgtcggcatAGCGTTGTCAATTTCACCCAAAGCTTCTACTTCAGGGGACACCTCTGCATATCTACAGAACTGCTGGGAATGAACTTATATGAGTTCATCAAAGCCCATGACTTCAAAGGATTCTCTGTCAAACTCATTCGCCGTTTTACGAAACAGATTTTGAGTACGCTGGTGCTTCTCCACACCAAAAAAGTCATCCACTGCGATCTCAAGCCGGAGAACATTCTCCTTGTACACCCAATGAGTTCCGAGATCAGAGTCATCGACTTTGGCTCTAGCTGCTTCGAGAACGAGAAGGTCTATACCTATATCCAGAGTCGCTTTTATCGCTCACCAGAAGTCATTCTTGGCATGTCATACGGCATGCCCATTGACATGTGGAGTCTAGGATGTATCCTGGCTGAGCTGTACACGGGATATCCCATCTTCCCGGGAGAGAATGAACAAGAGCAGCTTGCCTGTATCATGGAGGTTTTCGGGCCTCCAGAGAAACACTTGATCGAGAAGAGTACACGgaagaagctcttctttGATTCCTTGGGCAAACCGAGATTAACAGTCTCCTCAAAAGGTCGACGTCGGCGTCCAAGTTCGAAGGAGCTCAGGCAGGTCCTGAAATGCGACGACGAGGCTTTCCTCGACTTCATCTCCCGCTGCCTTCGTTGGGACCCGTCCCGCCGTCTTAGCCCGCACGATGCCCTCAGGCATGAATTCCTAACAGGGCTCAAAATGCCCTCGCGGTCTAGGACATATACAACGAGCTTGAATTCCCCGGCCAAGCGGGGGAATACTCTATCAACCCCGTCGTCAGGGCGCCCTCTTCCAGAACCACCTGGCACGAGTCTCAAGCATGGCACCTTTCTGCGTAGCCGAGATGTCTCAGGTAGCTCTCCAGTCAAGCCAATAGCCGGGAAGCGCCACTCAACT